One Urechidicola croceus genomic window, GTTTTTCTATAATGTATTTAATTTCATTTGTAATTAACTCTGAATTGACTAAAAGCTTAAGTTCACCTTTTGTTTCTTTTGCCAATTCAAAAAACTTATTTGTTGTGGTTGAGTCAATTATTTCTTTGTCGAATAGAGGCGGAACATAAATATTGACTTTATTTATTGAATCCAGAATTACCATAATTGAATCATTGTGCCTTTTTTGTAATTCTAAAAGCTCACTTTCGGTTAATTTTCTTTCCTTATCAATATTGCAAGAAGAGATTAGTAATATCAGAATTAGGATTGATAAATATCTAATGTTCATATGGATTTTCGTTTTTCTCAAATTACTGGCAACGGTTTTGTGTATGGTTAGTTGCGTGTTTCAGCAACTAATTTAGTAAACAAAAACGAACGCGAGAAAATTCCGAAGGAATTTTCCAAATAGGCAACGACCAAAGCAATTAATTATACACGTCTTAAGTTTGTATTTTATAAATTTATAGTATAAATCAGAAAGCACAAAAGAGAGAATTAAGGTTAGTATACACGGTGAAGCTTTAGACTTCGACAACATTGATAATCCTCTCTCTTTTTCTACTAAAATTTCGTTCAGTTCTGTGAGACCTAGATCTCGTTTTTAAGTTGTTGAAATCCTAGTAGTATGTACTTTCATAATTGTGTTCTTATGGATAAAGATAAAAAAATTTATGGTATTGATATTAGTAAAAAGGTATTTGATGTGTACACTCAAGAAACGGGTCATCATCAGTTTAAAAATGATGAAAAGGGATTTGTTTTATTTGCTAAAAGATTAAAGAAAGGGAGTGTTGTTGTTATGGAAGCTACAGGCTATTATCACTATCGTCTTGCCCAATATTTGTATAAAAAAGGGATCTTGGTTTCAGTAGTAAATCCTTTATCGATTAAACGTTTTATTCAAATGAAATTGGCCAAAGTAAAAACAGATAAGAGTGATGCTAAGGCTATCTGTGAATATGGTCAATCCAATGAGCTTAGTATGTACACAGCACTTACTGACGTACAGAGTGAATGCTTGCAGTTATTTAGATTATTGGATACTTATTTAAAAAAGCGTACAGCCACAAAGAACAAAATTCATGGAGAAAAAGTATTAGGCGAACCTTCCAAATATGTTTTTAATTCTTTAAAGCGAGATTTAAAGCATTTAAATAAAGAAGTCAAAGGGATCGAAGATAGACTATTAAAGTTGGTAAAAAAGGAGCAACAAGATCAATTGACTTTATTGAAAAGCATTCCAGGAATGGGCATGAAAACTGCTTTATTTTTGATTGTGGTGACGGACGGATTTAAGAAGTTCGACAATGCATCACAGTTATGTAGTTATGTGGGAATAACACC contains:
- a CDS encoding transposase → MDKDKKIYGIDISKKVFDVYTQETGHHQFKNDEKGFVLFAKRLKKGSVVVMEATGYYHYRLAQYLYKKGILVSVVNPLSIKRFIQMKLAKVKTDKSDAKAICEYGQSNELSMYTALTDVQSECLQLFRLLDTYLKKRTATKNKIHGEKVLGEPSKYVFNSLKRDLKHLNKEVKGIEDRLLKLVKKEQQDQLTLLKSIPGMGMKTALFLIVVTDGFKKFDNASQLCSYVGITPTIRQSGSSVKGRSRISKVGNKKLRNLLFLCAFSACKYNKACREIYERIVNKGKSKKLALIAVANKLLKQAFAIAKSGNPYDEKYVSKLS